The Gemmatimonadaceae bacterium genome includes a window with the following:
- a CDS encoding cis-3-hydroxy-L-proline dehydratase encodes MGGGRGVALHGRHALDVVPQGQECRGMKISAIRAYQIDLPLHEGSYKWSGGNAVSVFDSTIVAVETDDGLVGWGEICPLGPAYLPAYARGARAGIAELAPQLIGADPLALGELNELMDRSMRGHSYVKSAIDMACWDLLGKASGLPVATLMGGHVGDDFALYRAISQESPAQMAKKIGRYRNEGYHKFQLKVGGDPDTDIDRIRAAAAELSRGDVLIADANTGWTQHAAVRVADAVRDVDVYIEQPCMTYEQCLAVRRHTDRPFILDEVVDGIDMVVRAVADHAMDVINLKISKVGGLTRARQIRDLCVSLGIAMTIEDTWGGDITTAAIAHLAHSTPERFLFSSTDFNSYVTVAFADGAPQRKKGRLAASRQPGLGVRPQLKKLGKPVIDIGKKAGRK; translated from the coding sequence ATGGGTGGTGGTCGTGGTGTTGCTCTACACGGCCGTCACGCTCTGGATGTCGTCCCTCAAGGTCAGGAGTGCCGCGGCATGAAGATCTCGGCGATTCGCGCGTACCAGATCGATCTTCCCCTGCACGAAGGGAGCTACAAGTGGTCGGGTGGCAATGCGGTGTCGGTGTTTGACTCCACCATCGTTGCCGTGGAGACCGACGACGGGCTGGTGGGTTGGGGAGAGATCTGCCCATTGGGGCCGGCGTACCTTCCGGCCTATGCGCGTGGGGCGCGCGCGGGCATCGCGGAGCTGGCGCCGCAACTGATCGGTGCCGATCCGCTGGCGCTGGGCGAACTGAACGAGTTGATGGACCGGTCCATGCGTGGACACTCATACGTCAAGTCGGCCATCGATATGGCGTGCTGGGACCTGCTGGGCAAGGCAAGCGGGCTGCCCGTGGCGACGCTGATGGGTGGCCACGTGGGCGACGACTTTGCCCTGTATCGTGCGATTTCTCAGGAGTCGCCCGCGCAGATGGCCAAGAAAATCGGCCGGTACCGCAACGAGGGGTATCACAAGTTCCAGCTCAAAGTCGGCGGCGATCCCGATACCGATATCGATCGCATCCGCGCGGCGGCCGCCGAGCTCTCGCGGGGCGACGTGCTGATTGCCGACGCCAACACCGGCTGGACGCAGCACGCGGCCGTTCGCGTGGCCGATGCAGTGCGCGACGTGGACGTGTATATCGAGCAGCCCTGCATGACCTATGAGCAGTGCCTGGCGGTGCGGCGCCACACCGACCGACCGTTCATTCTCGACGAAGTGGTGGATGGCATCGATATGGTCGTGCGCGCGGTCGCCGACCACGCCATGGATGTGATCAATCTCAAGATTTCCAAGGTGGGCGGGCTCACCCGTGCCCGGCAGATTCGCGACCTGTGCGTGTCCCTCGGGATCGCGATGACCATTGAAGACACGTGGGGCGGCGACATCACCACGGCCGCGATCGCGCATCTGGCGCACAGCACGCCCGAGCGGTTCCTGTTCTCCTCCACGGATTTCAATTCGTATGTCACCGTTGCGTTTGCGGACGGCGCGCCGCAGCGGAAGAAGGGACGACTGGCGGCGTCGCGGCAGCCGGGACTGGGCGTGCGTCCGCAACTGAAGAAGCTGGGCAAGCCCGTGATCGACATCGGCAAGAAGGCCGGGCGAAAGTAG
- a CDS encoding sulfite exporter TauE/SafE family protein, whose translation MPVLLGLGAVTDFFDTLGIGSFATTTAVLVLGRMVRDDDIPGTLNVGQAIPTVAEAIIYIILLGGLIDPKTIISMVIAGGIGAWVGSGIVVRLSRRTIERAMAIALLLTAGFMAMRLMASLSLDAGTIGLSGSALVIAVIASLVIGSLTSLGIGNYAPTMAVTYMLGMNAKAVFPVMAASAAVILPAAAIRFYRSGRFHRRTAIGLAAGGIPGVLIAAFLVKELPLTVVKWVVVVVLLYTAVTLWMSSLKVRSAAA comes from the coding sequence ATGCCCGTCCTGCTGGGACTGGGCGCCGTTACCGACTTCTTCGACACGTTGGGGATTGGCTCCTTCGCCACCACAACGGCGGTCCTGGTGCTCGGACGCATGGTCAGGGACGATGACATCCCCGGAACGCTCAACGTTGGGCAGGCGATTCCCACGGTGGCGGAAGCGATCATCTATATCATCCTGCTCGGTGGCCTGATTGACCCAAAGACCATCATTAGCATGGTGATCGCGGGCGGCATCGGCGCGTGGGTGGGCTCGGGGATCGTGGTGCGCCTGTCGCGCCGGACCATCGAGCGCGCCATGGCCATTGCGCTGCTGCTCACCGCGGGCTTCATGGCCATGCGCCTGATGGCGAGTTTGTCATTGGACGCCGGCACGATCGGCCTTTCCGGTTCGGCGTTGGTGATCGCGGTGATCGCCAGTCTGGTCATTGGTTCGCTCACCAGCCTGGGGATCGGCAACTACGCGCCTACGATGGCCGTGACCTACATGCTCGGCATGAACGCCAAGGCTGTGTTCCCGGTCATGGCGGCATCGGCGGCGGTGATCCTTCCCGCGGCGGCGATCCGCTTCTACCGCTCCGGCCGGTTTCATCGGCGCACGGCAATCGGCCTTGCGGCCGGCGGCATTCCCGGCGTGCTGATCGCGGCATTCCTGGTCAAGGAGTTGCCGCTGACAGTGGTGAAATGGGTGGTGGTCGTGGTGTTGCTCTACACGGCCGTCACGCTCTGGATGTCGTCCCTCAAGGTCAGGAGTGCCGCGGCATGA